The Pseudochaenichthys georgianus chromosome 8, fPseGeo1.2, whole genome shotgun sequence genome has a segment encoding these proteins:
- the mapk8ip3 gene encoding C-Jun-amino-terminal kinase-interacting protein 3 isoform X3 produces the protein MMELQIDEVVYQDDYGSGSVMSERVSGLANSIYREFERLIRSYDEEVVKELMPLVVNVLENLDGVLTENQEHEVELELLKEDNEQLITQYEREKALRKQAEEKFIEFEDALEAEKKDLQVQVEFLELQSKQQELKSKNYSDQIVRLEERESDMKKEYNALHQRHTEMIQTYVEHIERSKMQQVGSNSQSEGTGCGRTQRHTWRKSSKAERPPSLSLYPSGEGMEDGSESDSVAATPSSTGSKSNTPTSTVPSATVTPINEGFVPQAEFDAMRAGNRRKGAKRLSRNMEVQVSQETRNVSIGMGSSDEWSEFQEIIDSTPELDMCVDPRVYGGGNSPSQGIVNEAFGINTDSLYHEIKDAKSDIIGDVDAGAELLVRDDFFGMGKEVENLLTENKQLLETKNALNIVKNDLIAKVDELSGEHEVLREELEALRQSKNKVEARVKELEEELRRLRAEALGASRDSKDEAGDDFSSPMQDGDVTMTQRRRFTRVEMARVLMERNQYKERLMELQEAVRWTEMIRASRESPQMSEKKKSTIWQFFARLFSTSSSPPPVKRPYYSVNIHYKSPSPASFSQRRSHTMCQISTSNRTLEFFPEELASNGVASLLSDSALLARREQRREQYRQVREHMRRDDGIMQACGWSVPSRFKQPGALPETAQDSPLKRQQLPTEKEDNRMKNVPVPVYCRPLVEKDPNRKLWCAAGVDLTGWRASCQESELAKAPSGGSDPLHAEENGGGRKSSHTSPEKRMSKELQETDTMSSRVWILTSTHSASKVVIIDANQPGSLVDQFNVCNAHVLCISSVPAASENDYPPGEIVLDPGDGGVGGAGDDSGSVEGMLAGITLVGCATNCSVARSNCSSRTDTPIMDKGQAPTTPPMNGKIHPAQSAEEATEATEVPESTASHGELRSGPPGPFTEHVFTDPPPRLSDASDRSSGQSKEESSQPSESEDGGEDTGNYTSVAPTMWLGAQNGWLYVHSAVGNWKKCLHSIKLKDSVLSLVHVKGRVLVALADGTLAIFHRSEDGQWDLSNYHLMDLGRPHHSIRCMAVVHDKVWCGYKNKIHVIQPKSMQIEKSFDAHPRRESQVRQLAWIGDGVWVSIRLDSTLRLYHAHTHQHLQDVDIEPYVSKMLGTGKLGFSFVRITALLIGGNRLWVGTGNGVIISIPLTETVVLHRGQLLGLRANKVSPTSSSGVIHVYGDDGSEKSSGSFIPYCSMAQAQLCFHGHRDAVKFFVSVPGNVLATLNGSVLDSPSEGQGSTAPAEMETQSLHNVLVLSGGEGYIDFRIGDGEDDETEEGDAAVAVATGASQVKPALCKAERSHIIVWQVSYIPE, from the exons ATGATGGAGCTACAGATAGACGAGGTGGTGTACCAGGACGACTACGGCTCCGGGTCCGTGATGTCGGAACGGGTGTCGGGCCTGGCCAACAGCATCTACCGGGAGTTTGAGAGGTTGATCCGCAGCTATGACGAGGAGGTGGTGAAGGAGCTGATGCCGCTGGTGGTGAACGTCCTGGAGAACCTGGACGGGGTGCTGACGGAGAACCAGGAGCATGAGGTGGAGCTGGAGCTGCTGAAGGAGGACAATGAGCAGCTCATCACCCAGTACGAGAGGGAGAAAGCGCTGAGGAAACAGGCGGAGGAG AAATTCATTGAATTTGAGGATGCGTTGGAAGCGGAGAAGAAGGATCTacaggtgcaggtggagtttCTGGAGCTGCAGTCCAAACAGCAGGAGCTCAAATCAAAGAACTACTCCGACCAGA TCGTGCGGTTGGAGGAGCGAGAATCAGACATGAAGAAAGAGTACAACGCTCTGCACCAGCGCCACACTGAG ATGATCCAGACATACGTCGAGCACATAGAGCGGTCCAAAATGCAGCAGGTGGGGagcaacagccaatcagaaggcACGGGCTGTGGACGAAC TCAACGCCACACATGGAGGAAAAG CAGCAAAGCGGAGCGCCCGCCTTCATTGAGCCTGTACCCCAGCGGCGAGGGAATG GAGGACGGATCAGAGTCCGACTCGGTGGCAGCGACACCCAGCAGCACCGGGAGCAAGTCCAACACCCCCACCTCCACCGTCCCCTCGGCCACCGTCACCCCCATCAACGAGGGCTTCGTTCCGCAGGCGGAGTTCGATGCGATGCGAGCTGGGAACCGCAGGAAAGGTGCGAAGCGGCTCAGCAGGAACATGGAGGTGCAGGTTTCTCAGGAGACCAGGAACGTCAGCATCG GCATGGGAAGCAGCGATGAGTGGTCCGAGTTTCAGGAGATCATCGATTCGACCCCTGAGCTGGACATGTGTGTGGACCCCCGTGTGTACGGAGGAGGAAACAG CCCCTCCCAGGGCATCGTGAACGAGGCCTTCGGCATCAACACCGACTCTCTCTACCACGAGATCAAAGACGCCAAATCAGACATCATCGGAGACGTAGACGCAGGCGCCGAGCTGCTAG TCCGCGATGATTTCTTCG GGATGGGTAAAGAGGTGGAAAACCTGCTGACAGAGAACAAACAGCTCCTAGAGACCAA AAATGCTCTCAACATTGTGAAAAATGACCTTATTGCCAAAGTGGACGAGCTGTCGGGGGAGCATGAGGTGCTGAGGGAGGAGTTGGAGGCTCTGCGGCAGTCCAAGAACAAAGTGGAGGCCAGAGtcaaggagctggaggaggagctCAGGAG GTTAAGAGCAGAGGCTCTCGGTGCGTCTCGGGACTCAAAGGACGAAGCAGGCGATGAC TTTTCATCGCCCATGCAGGACGGAGACGTGACGATGACGCAGCGGCGGAGGTTCACCCGGGTGGAGATGGCCCGAGTTCTGATGGAGAGGAACCAGTACAAAGAGAGGCTGATGGAGCTGCAGGAGGCCGTGCGGTGGACCGAGATGATCAG GGCGTCCAGAGAAAGTCCTCAAATGTCAGAGAAAAAGAAGTCCACCATCTGGCAGTT CTTCGCCCGTCTCTTCAGCACGTCGTCCAGCCCTCCGCCCGTCAAGCGGCCGTACTACAGCGTCAACATCCACTACAAGTCTCCCTCGCCCGCCAGCTTCTCTCAGCGCCGCAGCCACACCATGTGCCAGATCTCCACCTCCAACCGCACTCTGGAGTTCTTCCCCGAAGA ACTGGCCAGTAACGGTGTTGCGTCTCTCCTCAGCGACTCGGCACTGTTGGCCCGCCGAGAGCAGCGGCGTGAACAGTACCGGCAGGTCCGCGAGCACATGAGGCGCGACGACGGCATCATGCAGGCGTGTGGCTGGAGCGTGCCGTCTCGCTTcaaacag CCTGGAGCTCTGCCGGAAACCGCTCAGGACAGCCCGCTGAAGAGACAACAG CTGCCAACCGAGAAGGAGGACAACCGCATGAAGAACGTTCCGGTCCCGGTGTACTGCCGTCCTCTCGTAGAGAAAGACCCCAACAGGAAG tTGTGGTGTGCAGCAGGTGTGGACCTGACGGGATGGAGGGCCAGCTGCCAGGAGTCGGAGTTAGCCAAAGCTCCGTCGGGGGGCAGCGACCCTCTGCATGCTGAGGAGAACGGAGGAGGCAGGAAGAGCAGCCACACCTCCCCAGAGAAGAGGATG tCGAAGGAGCTGCAGGAGACGGACACCATGAGCAGCAGAGTGTGGATCCTCACCAGCACCCACTCTGCCAGTAAGGTGGTGATCATCGACGCCAACCAGCCCGGCTCGCTGGTCGATCAGTTCAACGTCTGCAACGCCCACGTGCTCTGCATCTCCAGCGTGCCAG CTGCCAGTGAGAACGACTACCCCCCCGGAGAGATCGTGTTGGACCCCGGTGACGGGGGGGTCGGGGGGGCGGGCGATGACTCGGGCAGCGTGGAGGGCATGCTGGCCGGCATCACGCTGGTCGGCTGCGCCACCAACTGCAGCGTTGCCCGTAGCAACTGCTCCTCACGCACTGACACGCCCATCATGGACAAAGGACAAG cccccaccaccccccccaTGAATGGTAAGATCCACCCCGCCCAGTCGGCTGAGGAGGCGACGGAGGCCACCGAGGTCCCCGAGTCCACGGCGAGCCACGGAGAGCTGAGGTCGGGACCCCCGGGACCCTTCACTGAGCACGTCTTCACCGACCCCCCGCCCCGCCTCTCAGACGCCTCGGACag GAGCTCAGGTCAATCCAAAGAGGAATCTTCCCAGCCTTCAGAGTCTGAAGACGGGGGTGAAGACACCGGGAACTACACCAGCGTGGCCCCCACCATGTGGCTCGGGGCCCAGAACGGCTG GCTCTACGTCCACTCAGCGGTTGGAAACTGGAAGAAGTGCCTCCACTCCATCAAACTCAAAGACTCTGTGCTCAGCCTGGT ACATGTGAAAGGTCGTGTGCTGGTCGCCCTCGCTGACGGGACCCTCGCCATATTCCACAGATCAGAGG ATGGCCAGTGGGATCTGTCGAACTACCACCTGATGGACCTGGGTCGGCCTCATCACTCCATCCGCTGCATGGCTGTGGTCCACGATAAGGTTTGGTGCGGATACAAGAACAAGATCCACGTCATCCAGCCCAAGAGCATGCAGATCGAG AAGTCCTTCGACGCCCACCCTCGCAGGGAGAGTCAGGTGCGGCAGCTGGCCTGGATCGGAGACGGTGTTTGGGTCTCGATCCGCCTCGACTCCACGCTGCGTCTctaccacgcacacacacaccaacacctgCAGGACGTGGACATCGAGCCGTACGTCAGCAAGATGCTGG GTACTGGCAAACTGGGCTTCTCTTTTGTCCGCATCacggcacttctgattggtggaaATCGTCTCTGGGTAGGAACTGGAAACGGCGTGATCATCTCCATCCCACTGACGGAGA CGGTGGTCCTTCACCGGGGACAGCTCCTTGGTTTGAGGG CCAATAAGGTGTCTCCTACGTCGTCCAGCGGGGTGATCCATGTGTACGGAGACGACGGCTCTGAGAAAAGCTCCGGCAGCTTCATCCCGTACTGCTCCATGGCTCAAGCCCAGCTGTGTTTCCATGGACACCGCGATGCTGTCAAGTTCTTCGTCTCTGTGCCCG GTAATGTCCTGGCCACGCTGAACGGCAGCGTGCTGGACAGCCCGTCGGAGGGTCAGGGGTCAACAGCGCCTGCAGAGATGGAGACTCAGAGCCTTCACAACGTGCTGGTGCTGAGCGGAGGAGAGGGATACATCGACTTCCGCATAG GTGACGGCGAGGACGATGAGACGGAGGAAGGAGACGCTGCTGTTGCCGTGGCTACTGGAGCCTCGCAGGTCAAACCGGCTCTGTGTAAAGCTGAGCGCAGCCACATCATCGTGTGGCAGGTGTCCTACATCcctgagtga
- the mapk8ip3 gene encoding C-Jun-amino-terminal kinase-interacting protein 3 isoform X4, giving the protein MMELQIDEVVYQDDYGSGSVMSERVSGLANSIYREFERLIRSYDEEVVKELMPLVVNVLENLDGVLTENQEHEVELELLKEDNEQLITQYEREKALRKQAEEKFIEFEDALEAEKKDLQVQVEFLELQSKQQELKSKNYSDQIVRLEERESDMKKEYNALHQRHTEMIQTYVEHIERSKMQQVGSNSQSEGTGCGRTQRHTWRKSSKAERPPSLSLYPSGEGMEDGSESDSVAATPSSTGSKSNTPTSTVPSATVTPINEGFVPQAEFDAMRAGNRRKGAKRLSRNMEVQVSQETRNVSIGMGSSDEWSEFQEIIDSTPELDMCVDPRVYGGGNSPSQGIVNEAFGINTDSLYHEIKDAKSDIIGDVDAGAELLGEFSGMGKEVENLLTENKQLLETKNALNIVKNDLIAKVDELSGEHEVLREELEALRQSKNKVEARVKELEEELRRLRAEALGASRDSKDEAGDDFSSPMQDGDVTMTQRRRFTRVEMARVLMERNQYKERLMELQEAVRWTEMIRASRESPQMSEKKKSTIWQFFARLFSTSSSPPPVKRPYYSVNIHYKSPSPASFSQRRSHTMCQISTSNRTLEFFPEELASNGVASLLSDSALLARREQRREQYRQVREHMRRDDGIMQACGWSVPSRFKQPGALPETAQDSPLKRQQLPTEKEDNRMKNVPVPVYCRPLVEKDPNRKLWCAAGVDLTGWRASCQESELAKAPSGGSDPLHAEENGGGRKSSHTSPEKRMSKELQETDTMSSRVWILTSTHSASKVVIIDANQPGSLVDQFNVCNAHVLCISSVPAASENDYPPGEIVLDPGDGGVGGAGDDSGSVEGMLAGITLVGCATNCSVARSNCSSRTDTPIMDKGQAPTTPPMNGKIHPAQSAEEATEATEVPESTASHGELRSGPPGPFTEHVFTDPPPRLSDASDRSSGQSKEESSQPSESEDGGEDTGNYTSVAPTMWLGAQNGWLYVHSAVGNWKKCLHSIKLKDSVLSLVHVKGRVLVALADGTLAIFHRSEDGQWDLSNYHLMDLGRPHHSIRCMAVVHDKVWCGYKNKIHVIQPKSMQIEKSFDAHPRRESQVRQLAWIGDGVWVSIRLDSTLRLYHAHTHQHLQDVDIEPYVSKMLGTGKLGFSFVRITALLIGGNRLWVGTGNGVIISIPLTETVVLHRGQLLGLRANKVSPTSSSGVIHVYGDDGSEKSSGSFIPYCSMAQAQLCFHGHRDAVKFFVSVPGNVLATLNGSVLDSPSEGQGSTAPAEMETQSLHNVLVLSGGEGYIDFRIGDGEDDETEEGDAAVAVATGASQVKPALCKAERSHIIVWQVSYIPE; this is encoded by the exons ATGATGGAGCTACAGATAGACGAGGTGGTGTACCAGGACGACTACGGCTCCGGGTCCGTGATGTCGGAACGGGTGTCGGGCCTGGCCAACAGCATCTACCGGGAGTTTGAGAGGTTGATCCGCAGCTATGACGAGGAGGTGGTGAAGGAGCTGATGCCGCTGGTGGTGAACGTCCTGGAGAACCTGGACGGGGTGCTGACGGAGAACCAGGAGCATGAGGTGGAGCTGGAGCTGCTGAAGGAGGACAATGAGCAGCTCATCACCCAGTACGAGAGGGAGAAAGCGCTGAGGAAACAGGCGGAGGAG AAATTCATTGAATTTGAGGATGCGTTGGAAGCGGAGAAGAAGGATCTacaggtgcaggtggagtttCTGGAGCTGCAGTCCAAACAGCAGGAGCTCAAATCAAAGAACTACTCCGACCAGA TCGTGCGGTTGGAGGAGCGAGAATCAGACATGAAGAAAGAGTACAACGCTCTGCACCAGCGCCACACTGAG ATGATCCAGACATACGTCGAGCACATAGAGCGGTCCAAAATGCAGCAGGTGGGGagcaacagccaatcagaaggcACGGGCTGTGGACGAAC TCAACGCCACACATGGAGGAAAAG CAGCAAAGCGGAGCGCCCGCCTTCATTGAGCCTGTACCCCAGCGGCGAGGGAATG GAGGACGGATCAGAGTCCGACTCGGTGGCAGCGACACCCAGCAGCACCGGGAGCAAGTCCAACACCCCCACCTCCACCGTCCCCTCGGCCACCGTCACCCCCATCAACGAGGGCTTCGTTCCGCAGGCGGAGTTCGATGCGATGCGAGCTGGGAACCGCAGGAAAGGTGCGAAGCGGCTCAGCAGGAACATGGAGGTGCAGGTTTCTCAGGAGACCAGGAACGTCAGCATCG GCATGGGAAGCAGCGATGAGTGGTCCGAGTTTCAGGAGATCATCGATTCGACCCCTGAGCTGGACATGTGTGTGGACCCCCGTGTGTACGGAGGAGGAAACAG CCCCTCCCAGGGCATCGTGAACGAGGCCTTCGGCATCAACACCGACTCTCTCTACCACGAGATCAAAGACGCCAAATCAGACATCATCGGAGACGTAGACGCAGGCGCCGAGCTGCTAG GCGAGTTCTCAG GGATGGGTAAAGAGGTGGAAAACCTGCTGACAGAGAACAAACAGCTCCTAGAGACCAA AAATGCTCTCAACATTGTGAAAAATGACCTTATTGCCAAAGTGGACGAGCTGTCGGGGGAGCATGAGGTGCTGAGGGAGGAGTTGGAGGCTCTGCGGCAGTCCAAGAACAAAGTGGAGGCCAGAGtcaaggagctggaggaggagctCAGGAG GTTAAGAGCAGAGGCTCTCGGTGCGTCTCGGGACTCAAAGGACGAAGCAGGCGATGAC TTTTCATCGCCCATGCAGGACGGAGACGTGACGATGACGCAGCGGCGGAGGTTCACCCGGGTGGAGATGGCCCGAGTTCTGATGGAGAGGAACCAGTACAAAGAGAGGCTGATGGAGCTGCAGGAGGCCGTGCGGTGGACCGAGATGATCAG GGCGTCCAGAGAAAGTCCTCAAATGTCAGAGAAAAAGAAGTCCACCATCTGGCAGTT CTTCGCCCGTCTCTTCAGCACGTCGTCCAGCCCTCCGCCCGTCAAGCGGCCGTACTACAGCGTCAACATCCACTACAAGTCTCCCTCGCCCGCCAGCTTCTCTCAGCGCCGCAGCCACACCATGTGCCAGATCTCCACCTCCAACCGCACTCTGGAGTTCTTCCCCGAAGA ACTGGCCAGTAACGGTGTTGCGTCTCTCCTCAGCGACTCGGCACTGTTGGCCCGCCGAGAGCAGCGGCGTGAACAGTACCGGCAGGTCCGCGAGCACATGAGGCGCGACGACGGCATCATGCAGGCGTGTGGCTGGAGCGTGCCGTCTCGCTTcaaacag CCTGGAGCTCTGCCGGAAACCGCTCAGGACAGCCCGCTGAAGAGACAACAG CTGCCAACCGAGAAGGAGGACAACCGCATGAAGAACGTTCCGGTCCCGGTGTACTGCCGTCCTCTCGTAGAGAAAGACCCCAACAGGAAG tTGTGGTGTGCAGCAGGTGTGGACCTGACGGGATGGAGGGCCAGCTGCCAGGAGTCGGAGTTAGCCAAAGCTCCGTCGGGGGGCAGCGACCCTCTGCATGCTGAGGAGAACGGAGGAGGCAGGAAGAGCAGCCACACCTCCCCAGAGAAGAGGATG tCGAAGGAGCTGCAGGAGACGGACACCATGAGCAGCAGAGTGTGGATCCTCACCAGCACCCACTCTGCCAGTAAGGTGGTGATCATCGACGCCAACCAGCCCGGCTCGCTGGTCGATCAGTTCAACGTCTGCAACGCCCACGTGCTCTGCATCTCCAGCGTGCCAG CTGCCAGTGAGAACGACTACCCCCCCGGAGAGATCGTGTTGGACCCCGGTGACGGGGGGGTCGGGGGGGCGGGCGATGACTCGGGCAGCGTGGAGGGCATGCTGGCCGGCATCACGCTGGTCGGCTGCGCCACCAACTGCAGCGTTGCCCGTAGCAACTGCTCCTCACGCACTGACACGCCCATCATGGACAAAGGACAAG cccccaccaccccccccaTGAATGGTAAGATCCACCCCGCCCAGTCGGCTGAGGAGGCGACGGAGGCCACCGAGGTCCCCGAGTCCACGGCGAGCCACGGAGAGCTGAGGTCGGGACCCCCGGGACCCTTCACTGAGCACGTCTTCACCGACCCCCCGCCCCGCCTCTCAGACGCCTCGGACag GAGCTCAGGTCAATCCAAAGAGGAATCTTCCCAGCCTTCAGAGTCTGAAGACGGGGGTGAAGACACCGGGAACTACACCAGCGTGGCCCCCACCATGTGGCTCGGGGCCCAGAACGGCTG GCTCTACGTCCACTCAGCGGTTGGAAACTGGAAGAAGTGCCTCCACTCCATCAAACTCAAAGACTCTGTGCTCAGCCTGGT ACATGTGAAAGGTCGTGTGCTGGTCGCCCTCGCTGACGGGACCCTCGCCATATTCCACAGATCAGAGG ATGGCCAGTGGGATCTGTCGAACTACCACCTGATGGACCTGGGTCGGCCTCATCACTCCATCCGCTGCATGGCTGTGGTCCACGATAAGGTTTGGTGCGGATACAAGAACAAGATCCACGTCATCCAGCCCAAGAGCATGCAGATCGAG AAGTCCTTCGACGCCCACCCTCGCAGGGAGAGTCAGGTGCGGCAGCTGGCCTGGATCGGAGACGGTGTTTGGGTCTCGATCCGCCTCGACTCCACGCTGCGTCTctaccacgcacacacacaccaacacctgCAGGACGTGGACATCGAGCCGTACGTCAGCAAGATGCTGG GTACTGGCAAACTGGGCTTCTCTTTTGTCCGCATCacggcacttctgattggtggaaATCGTCTCTGGGTAGGAACTGGAAACGGCGTGATCATCTCCATCCCACTGACGGAGA CGGTGGTCCTTCACCGGGGACAGCTCCTTGGTTTGAGGG CCAATAAGGTGTCTCCTACGTCGTCCAGCGGGGTGATCCATGTGTACGGAGACGACGGCTCTGAGAAAAGCTCCGGCAGCTTCATCCCGTACTGCTCCATGGCTCAAGCCCAGCTGTGTTTCCATGGACACCGCGATGCTGTCAAGTTCTTCGTCTCTGTGCCCG GTAATGTCCTGGCCACGCTGAACGGCAGCGTGCTGGACAGCCCGTCGGAGGGTCAGGGGTCAACAGCGCCTGCAGAGATGGAGACTCAGAGCCTTCACAACGTGCTGGTGCTGAGCGGAGGAGAGGGATACATCGACTTCCGCATAG GTGACGGCGAGGACGATGAGACGGAGGAAGGAGACGCTGCTGTTGCCGTGGCTACTGGAGCCTCGCAGGTCAAACCGGCTCTGTGTAAAGCTGAGCGCAGCCACATCATCGTGTGGCAGGTGTCCTACATCcctgagtga